The Listeria monocytogenes genome window below encodes:
- the rodA gene encoding rod shape-determining protein RodA, protein MARNRKKAVRVDYSIIFLMMLLCVIGLVAIYVAGLVNDQYTNNFLLQQSIWIVISTGVVIVIVLFFDYDKLQWAAYYLYGIGNLLLVLVLIVGDERKGSKSWISIGSLGSLQPSELMKSFLILALAKVIWDHNKKYKIHTVSLDMQLLLKIGIVSILPLGLVALQPDLGTILVFIAIIVGMVFLSGVTWKILLPVFSSIALIGGTLIYLVMYNQAFLQKLGFKPYQFKRITSWLRPEEDPLGDGMQLLRSMQAIGSGQLQGNGIGNQAIAIPENHNDFIFSIIGGNFGFIGGCVLIMLYFLLIYQIIRVALDINIPFYSYICAGVCSMILFHVLENIGMTIGLLPITGIPLLFVSYGGSSLLGAFMALGLVLSARYNAPEVNLGKGNRF, encoded by the coding sequence ATGGCTAGAAATAGAAAAAAAGCAGTTCGAGTAGACTATTCGATTATATTTTTAATGATGTTGCTTTGTGTTATTGGTCTTGTGGCGATTTATGTTGCTGGACTTGTAAACGACCAATATACAAATAATTTCTTGTTGCAACAATCTATTTGGATTGTTATTTCTACTGGTGTAGTTATTGTTATTGTACTTTTTTTCGATTATGATAAGCTGCAATGGGCGGCGTACTATCTTTATGGAATCGGCAACTTGTTGCTAGTGCTTGTACTCATCGTTGGTGATGAGCGAAAAGGATCCAAAAGTTGGATTAGTATCGGATCGCTTGGGAGTCTGCAACCATCAGAATTAATGAAAAGTTTTTTGATTTTAGCACTTGCGAAAGTCATTTGGGATCATAATAAAAAATATAAAATACATACCGTAAGTTTAGATATGCAGTTACTTTTAAAAATAGGTATTGTTTCTATTCTTCCGCTTGGTCTTGTAGCACTTCAACCGGACCTCGGAACGATTTTAGTATTTATTGCTATTATTGTTGGTATGGTATTTCTTAGTGGCGTCACTTGGAAAATTTTGTTACCAGTTTTCAGTTCAATCGCACTTATTGGTGGGACTTTAATCTATTTAGTGATGTACAATCAGGCCTTCTTACAAAAATTAGGCTTTAAACCATACCAATTTAAACGTATCACTTCTTGGTTAAGGCCGGAAGAGGATCCGCTTGGCGACGGAATGCAGTTACTTCGTTCAATGCAAGCGATTGGTTCTGGGCAGTTACAAGGAAATGGAATCGGTAATCAAGCTATTGCGATTCCGGAAAACCATAATGATTTTATTTTTTCTATTATCGGTGGGAATTTCGGTTTCATTGGTGGCTGTGTGCTTATTATGTTATACTTTTTACTGATTTACCAAATAATTCGAGTAGCTTTAGATATAAATATTCCTTTTTACTCGTATATTTGTGCAGGTGTTTGCTCGATGATTTTATTTCACGTTTTAGAAAATATCGGGATGACAATTGGTCTTCTTCCAATTACCGGTATTCCGCTACTTTTTGTCAGTTATGGGGGAAGCTCACTTCTTGGCGCATTTATGGCACTTGGACTCGTGTTATCGGCGAGATATAATGCTCCAGAAGTTAACTTAGGGAAAGGAAATCGTTTCTGA
- a CDS encoding methionine ABC transporter ATP-binding protein — protein MITLQNVVKEYTSRNNKVLAVDHVDLEIEQGEIFGVVGYSGAGKSTLIRMFNGLELPSAGTVEVDNLLISQIRGSKLRKARQQIGMIFQHFNLLWSRTVAENIAFPLEIAGVRGEKRRFRVNELIRLVGLEGKENAYPAELSGGQKQRVGIARALANNPKVLLCDEATSALDPQTTDEVLELLLDINKRLHLTIIVITHEMHVIRKICNRVAVMENGKVVELGDVLDVFRHPQEKVTQRFVRQVTDSDETEELIHLLLDNYAEGQIVKLLFMSENATQPVISQVAKENDVMLNVLHGNLTQTQNGAYGTLYVQVLGTEDAINASLTQLRQLKVETEVLER, from the coding sequence ATGATTACGTTACAAAACGTTGTAAAAGAATACACATCCAGAAATAACAAAGTTCTCGCAGTCGACCATGTCGATTTAGAAATTGAACAAGGCGAGATTTTTGGAGTAGTTGGATATTCTGGAGCTGGTAAAAGTACGCTGATTCGGATGTTCAACGGACTGGAACTACCAAGTGCCGGGACGGTGGAAGTAGACAATTTGCTTATTAGCCAGATTCGCGGTAGTAAGCTTAGAAAAGCTCGTCAGCAAATTGGAATGATTTTTCAACATTTTAATTTATTATGGTCACGTACAGTAGCAGAAAATATCGCATTCCCGTTAGAAATTGCCGGTGTACGTGGTGAAAAAAGACGTTTTCGAGTAAATGAACTCATCCGTCTTGTTGGCTTGGAAGGAAAAGAAAATGCTTATCCAGCTGAACTAAGCGGTGGTCAAAAACAGCGTGTCGGTATCGCAAGAGCACTGGCCAACAACCCAAAAGTATTGCTTTGTGATGAAGCAACTTCCGCGCTAGATCCACAAACTACAGATGAAGTTTTAGAACTCCTCCTAGATATTAACAAACGCCTCCATTTAACTATCATCGTTATCACCCATGAAATGCACGTTATCCGGAAAATATGTAATCGCGTAGCAGTAATGGAAAACGGAAAAGTTGTCGAACTCGGCGATGTTTTAGATGTTTTCCGTCATCCGCAAGAAAAAGTAACGCAGCGCTTCGTTCGCCAAGTCACTGATTCAGACGAAACAGAAGAACTAATCCATCTACTACTCGATAATTACGCAGAAGGACAAATTGTTAAATTACTCTTTATGAGTGAAAATGCAACTCAACCAGTCATATCTCAAGTAGCCAAAGAAAATGATGTTATGCTAAACGTTCTCCACGGGAACTTAACGCAAACGCAAAACGGCGCATATGGAACGCTTTATGTACAAGTTTTAGGTACAGAAGATGCGATAAATGCGAGTCTAACACAGCTACGTCAACTTAAAGTAGAAACGGAAGTGTTAGAACGATGA
- a CDS encoding cation diffusion facilitator family transporter, with protein sequence MNHSNLTILSVCSNFVIVVLKLIVGFFTGSVAVISEGIHSSMDLFASIITFFSIRISNQPADEDHPYGHGKAENIAGTIETLLIFVAGIWIIVESVNKLVNPHEIRFPALGIMVMLFGAIVNIIVSRIIKKAANEANSVAMKSNALHLYTDVFTSLGIALSLFLVYITGWLWLDPVIAILTAFYIMYEAYKLLKESFPPLMDKRLSADEEEAIKQIILTHKTKFIEFHDFRSRRAGAEEYIDFHLVVSSSMTIESAHSLCDEIEAEIMNFYSKAEVLIHLEPEEERVFTRI encoded by the coding sequence ATGAACCATTCTAATCTTACTATTTTATCTGTTTGTAGTAATTTTGTTATTGTTGTACTTAAATTGATTGTCGGCTTTTTTACAGGTTCCGTGGCAGTGATTTCGGAAGGGATTCACTCGTCGATGGACTTATTTGCCTCAATCATCACTTTCTTCTCGATTCGAATTTCTAATCAACCGGCCGATGAAGACCATCCATATGGACATGGAAAAGCAGAGAATATTGCGGGAACTATTGAAACTTTACTTATATTTGTAGCGGGGATTTGGATTATTGTTGAATCGGTTAATAAACTTGTAAATCCTCACGAAATTCGTTTTCCAGCGCTTGGTATTATGGTTATGCTTTTCGGTGCTATCGTGAATATTATTGTGTCTCGTATTATCAAAAAAGCGGCCAATGAAGCTAATTCAGTTGCCATGAAATCTAATGCATTACATTTATATACCGATGTGTTTACATCGCTTGGAATTGCGCTTAGTTTGTTCCTTGTATACATAACAGGATGGCTTTGGTTAGATCCTGTCATCGCCATTTTAACAGCATTTTACATTATGTATGAGGCGTATAAATTATTAAAAGAGTCTTTTCCGCCATTAATGGACAAACGCTTGTCTGCGGACGAAGAAGAAGCAATTAAGCAAATCATTTTGACGCATAAAACAAAATTTATTGAATTTCATGATTTTCGTTCAAGACGTGCAGGAGCGGAAGAATACATTGATTTTCATTTAGTCGTATCTTCCTCAATGACAATTGAAAGTGCGCATTCGCTATGTGACGAAATTGAAGCAGAAATTATGAATTTTTATTCGAAAGCAGAAGTTCTTATCCACTTAGAGCCAGAAGAGGAACGGGTCTTCACGCGAATTTAA
- the cesK gene encoding histidine kinase CesK encodes MKSKLELLFTKISHVMNIWQATFFAAVSWVLALITVQTIYLWSISIRDDSLFLREVSQAIVQLFGTNKYTRIMQSFWMLSLKFLIIFLIACLFFAFFYRLMRQRILKKQLRTINFALNDGKPVDTESFVPEIQELERNIENMRERQKKLMQQEEQAQQARNDLITNVSHDLRTPLTSILGYLSYIHEDRYRDEIELRYYTELVYGKARHLHKLIDDLFSYTRLDSVDYQLKKDELDIIELLRQLVAEYDGRAAERNMQIVEHFDANKLIIGGDGNQIMRLFENLFSNALRYGEGNKQIDVSAKKEDNMAVVRVTNYGEEIPNVDLPYLFERFYKVDKNRTTTGTGLGLAIAKSIVEKHGGIVTAESKKRQTSFIVKLPLI; translated from the coding sequence TTGAAATCTAAACTAGAACTGTTGTTTACGAAAATTAGCCATGTGATGAATATTTGGCAGGCGACTTTTTTTGCAGCTGTTTCATGGGTTTTGGCTTTAATTACCGTACAAACTATTTATTTATGGAGTATTTCTATTCGGGATGATTCTTTATTTTTACGAGAAGTATCTCAGGCCATCGTACAATTATTTGGGACGAATAAATATACGCGAATCATGCAATCTTTTTGGATGTTATCGTTAAAATTTCTGATTATCTTTTTAATCGCTTGCCTATTCTTTGCTTTTTTCTATCGATTGATGCGTCAAAGAATTTTGAAGAAACAACTGCGTACAATTAATTTTGCGCTAAATGACGGGAAGCCGGTTGATACAGAAAGTTTTGTGCCGGAAATTCAAGAACTGGAACGCAACATTGAAAATATGCGAGAACGCCAGAAAAAATTAATGCAACAAGAAGAACAAGCCCAGCAAGCTCGAAATGACTTAATTACCAATGTTTCGCATGATTTGCGAACGCCGCTTACTTCTATTTTAGGTTATTTAAGTTATATACATGAAGATCGTTATCGTGATGAAATTGAGCTTCGTTATTACACCGAGCTTGTGTACGGGAAAGCGCGTCATTTGCACAAACTGATTGATGATTTATTTTCTTATACAAGACTCGATAGCGTGGATTACCAATTAAAGAAAGATGAGTTAGATATTATTGAGCTGCTCCGGCAATTAGTGGCGGAATACGACGGACGAGCTGCGGAACGTAATATGCAGATTGTCGAACATTTTGATGCGAATAAACTAATTATTGGCGGCGATGGTAACCAAATTATGCGCTTGTTTGAAAATTTATTTTCGAACGCCCTTAGATACGGAGAAGGCAATAAACAAATTGATGTCAGTGCAAAAAAAGAAGATAATATGGCCGTTGTGCGCGTAACGAATTACGGTGAAGAAATACCAAATGTGGACTTACCATACCTGTTTGAACGTTTTTATAAAGTAGATAAAAATCGGACCACAACAGGTACTGGCTTAGGGCTTGCGATTGCTAAGTCTATCGTCGAAAAACACGGCGGAATTGTTACAGCTGAAAGCAAAAAACGCCAAACCAGTTTTATCGTCAAACTACCGCTAATTTAA
- the cesR gene encoding response regulator CesR: MTTSILIADDDKEIVDLVKLYLQNEGYTIYQAYDGAEVWRLVQEKQPTLVILDIMMPEMNGLEVCRLMRDNGILTPILMLSAKAEDNDKIMGLLTGADDYMVKPFNPLELSVRVKAILRRMQQMSQAEPVSQDKVIIGPILVDRGLHVVTVGGKELHLTTSEFDILFLLANEPGRVFSSEYIFEKIWQEKALGASKTVMVHISNLRDKLREAMGGENVIKTIWGVGYKIEI; this comes from the coding sequence ATGACAACTTCTATTTTAATTGCGGATGATGATAAAGAAATTGTTGATTTAGTGAAATTATATTTACAAAATGAAGGATATACGATTTATCAAGCTTATGATGGTGCGGAAGTATGGCGTTTAGTACAAGAAAAACAGCCAACTTTAGTGATATTAGATATAATGATGCCTGAAATGAACGGTTTAGAAGTATGCCGATTAATGAGAGATAACGGGATTTTGACTCCCATCTTAATGCTTAGTGCAAAAGCTGAAGATAACGACAAAATCATGGGGCTTTTAACAGGAGCCGATGACTATATGGTCAAACCATTCAACCCATTAGAGCTTTCTGTACGTGTGAAAGCTATTTTAAGAAGAATGCAACAAATGAGTCAAGCAGAGCCTGTTAGTCAAGATAAAGTCATCATTGGACCGATTTTAGTTGACCGTGGACTTCACGTGGTAACTGTAGGTGGAAAAGAGCTTCATTTGACGACTTCTGAATTTGATATTTTATTTTTACTCGCGAATGAACCAGGTCGCGTTTTTAGTTCAGAATATATTTTTGAGAAAATTTGGCAAGAAAAAGCCCTTGGAGCGAGTAAAACAGTAATGGTCCATATTAGTAATTTGCGTGATAAATTGCGTGAGGCGATGGGCGGAGAAAATGTGATTAAGACTATTTGGGGAGTAGGGTACAAAATTGAAATCTAA
- a CDS encoding methionine ABC transporter permease, translated as MTKLQELFPNVDFQMMWVATQETLYMTLVSLFAVFLLGIVLGLLLFLTNNKKHAGARILYWITAILVNVFRSIPFIILIVLLLPMTKSLVGTVIGPKAALPALIISAAPFYGRMVEIAFREVDKGVIEAAKSMGANMFTIIGKVLIPEALPAIISGITVTAISLVGFTAMAGVIGAGGLGNTAYLEGFQRGQPDVTVLATIIILIIVFIFQFIGDFLTKRTDKR; from the coding sequence ATGACGAAATTACAAGAATTATTTCCAAATGTTGATTTTCAAATGATGTGGGTCGCAACACAAGAAACATTATATATGACGCTTGTTTCATTATTTGCGGTTTTTTTACTCGGGATTGTGTTAGGATTATTGCTATTTTTAACTAACAACAAAAAACATGCCGGAGCACGCATTCTTTACTGGATCACAGCCATTTTAGTTAATGTGTTCCGCTCCATTCCTTTTATTATTTTGATTGTACTACTTTTACCGATGACGAAATCGCTTGTCGGAACAGTAATCGGACCAAAAGCGGCACTTCCAGCATTGATTATCTCTGCTGCTCCGTTCTATGGTCGGATGGTAGAAATTGCCTTTCGTGAAGTGGACAAAGGAGTTATCGAGGCAGCCAAATCCATGGGAGCGAATATGTTTACGATTATTGGCAAAGTACTCATTCCAGAAGCACTTCCAGCGATTATTTCCGGTATCACAGTGACAGCAATTTCGCTCGTTGGTTTTACCGCAATGGCTGGTGTCATTGGCGCAGGTGGCCTTGGGAATACTGCCTATCTTGAAGGATTCCAACGTGGACAACCTGATGTAACAGTACTTGCGACAATTATTATCCTAATTATCGTCTTTATTTTCCAGTTTATCGGTGACTTCTTAACAAAACGAACCGACAAACGCTAA
- a CDS encoding MetQ/NlpA family ABC transporter substrate-binding protein, with protein MKKVLGFIFTLSLVLVLTACGSSSDKASSSKDDKQLVVGASNTPHAQILEQAKPILKDKGIDLKIVKYTDYVMPNKALEEGDLDANYFQHKPYLELEEKEKGYKFADVGAIHIEPMGIYSKKVKDIKDLKDGAQVLLSNSKSDWPRVIGIFVDNGLLTLKDGVKPQDATFDDIKDNPKNLKFKYDFDPAYLMTAYNNEEGDVVAINSNFVVDQGLNPSKDAIAIESKDSPYANIVVTTEKKKDDKNIKELVKVLHSKEIQDYITKEWDGAVVPVDK; from the coding sequence ATGAAAAAGGTTCTTGGTTTCATTTTCACATTAAGTTTAGTTTTAGTACTTACAGCTTGCGGTAGCTCCTCAGATAAAGCTTCATCTAGTAAAGACGATAAACAGTTGGTAGTGGGTGCGTCCAATACACCACATGCCCAAATCTTAGAACAAGCAAAACCGATTTTGAAAGACAAAGGGATTGACTTGAAAATTGTTAAATATACAGATTATGTTATGCCTAATAAAGCCCTAGAAGAAGGCGACTTAGATGCTAACTACTTCCAACATAAACCATATCTTGAACTAGAAGAAAAAGAAAAAGGTTACAAATTTGCTGATGTTGGCGCAATACACATTGAACCAATGGGCATCTACTCCAAAAAAGTAAAAGACATTAAAGATTTAAAAGATGGCGCGCAAGTATTGCTTTCTAACTCAAAATCTGACTGGCCGCGTGTCATTGGTATTTTTGTGGATAACGGACTATTAACGTTGAAAGACGGCGTGAAACCACAAGATGCCACATTTGATGATATTAAAGACAATCCGAAAAATTTGAAATTCAAATACGATTTTGACCCAGCTTACTTGATGACTGCTTATAATAACGAAGAAGGCGATGTTGTAGCGATCAACTCTAACTTTGTTGTCGACCAAGGCTTAAACCCTTCTAAAGATGCTATTGCAATCGAAAGTAAAGATTCTCCTTATGCAAATATCGTTGTAACAACAGAAAAGAAAAAAGATGATAAAAACATTAAAGAGCTAGTAAAAGTACTACACTCAAAAGAAATTCAAGATTATATTACAAAAGAATGGGACGGCGCTGTTGTTCCAGTGGATAAATAA
- a CDS encoding FecCD family ABC transporter permease — protein MTTVKAHDPRRKRRRITFIVVIVLLILAFFYGLTTGSVKITYSDAWQTLTGGGSDLANQLIWNLRLPRLLIAFLVGAALAIAGCLLQGVMRNPLADPGVIGVSAGGGFVAILMTLAFPALASFVPIGAFLGAFGTAILIYLLAWDRGVSPLRVILSGVAINAFIGAMTSGVMVLYSNRVQSVISWMTGTLSGKSWYHLDMIWPYMLVGFVLSGFAIRSSNVLLLGDDAAKLLGFSVERHRFFIIMLAAFLSGVAVSVAGLIGFVGLVVPHIFRLIIGNDYKYLLPLSALGGALLVGFADTAARSWFGSIELPVGILLAMIGAPFFLFLLQRGRVAS, from the coding sequence ATGACAACTGTGAAGGCGCATGATCCGCGGCGAAAACGTAGACGGATAACTTTTATTGTAGTAATCGTTTTACTTATTTTAGCTTTTTTCTACGGACTGACAACGGGGTCCGTGAAAATTACATATAGTGACGCTTGGCAAACTTTGACTGGTGGCGGGAGTGACCTGGCGAACCAATTGATTTGGAACTTGCGATTGCCGCGGTTATTAATTGCTTTCTTAGTAGGAGCGGCACTGGCAATTGCTGGCTGCTTATTGCAAGGTGTTATGCGAAATCCATTAGCAGATCCAGGTGTAATTGGGGTTTCAGCGGGTGGCGGTTTTGTGGCCATTTTAATGACATTAGCATTTCCTGCTTTGGCTTCTTTTGTTCCAATTGGCGCATTTTTAGGTGCTTTTGGTACGGCCATTTTAATTTATTTATTAGCATGGGATCGTGGCGTTTCCCCATTACGTGTCATTTTATCTGGTGTTGCTATTAATGCTTTTATTGGCGCAATGACTTCTGGAGTTATGGTACTTTATAGCAACCGGGTCCAAAGTGTTATTTCTTGGATGACAGGAACGCTTTCTGGGAAAAGCTGGTATCATTTGGATATGATTTGGCCGTATATGCTGGTTGGATTTGTTTTAAGTGGTTTTGCGATTCGTTCTTCTAATGTATTGCTACTAGGGGACGATGCTGCGAAATTACTTGGCTTTTCTGTGGAACGACATCGCTTTTTCATTATAATGTTGGCAGCTTTTCTAAGCGGTGTGGCGGTTAGTGTAGCTGGACTTATAGGCTTTGTTGGGCTTGTTGTGCCACATATTTTTCGTCTAATTATCGGGAATGACTATAAATATTTACTACCGCTTTCCGCACTTGGCGGGGCTTTATTAGTTGGTTTTGCTGATACGGCGGCTAGAAGTTGGTTTGGTTCCATTGAACTTCCTGTTGGAATCCTGCTTGCGATGATAGGCGCACCATTCTTCTTATTCTTACTTCAAAGAGGGAGGGTAGCTTCATGA
- a CDS encoding arsenate reductase family protein yields MINFYWYPKCSTCKKAKAWLENEHVDFNEVDIKTETPTAEELQQWHEASGLPIRRFFNTSGIKYRELGLKDKLDALSPEEAYKLLASDGMLIKRPLTTNGKEVTLGFKEEEFEATWK; encoded by the coding sequence ATGATTAATTTTTATTGGTATCCAAAATGTAGCACCTGTAAGAAAGCAAAAGCATGGCTTGAAAATGAGCATGTTGATTTTAATGAAGTAGATATTAAGACAGAAACACCAACTGCGGAAGAGTTACAACAGTGGCATGAGGCTAGTGGGCTTCCTATCCGCCGTTTCTTTAATACAAGTGGTATTAAATACCGCGAGCTTGGTCTGAAAGATAAATTAGATGCTCTTTCGCCGGAAGAAGCTTATAAATTACTTGCATCTGACGGTATGCTAATCAAACGCCCACTAACTACGAACGGCAAAGAAGTGACGCTTGGTTTCAAAGAAGAAGAATTTGAAGCAACTTGGAAATAG
- the rodA gene encoding rod shape-determining protein RodA — MNQQNKLAGRIDYGIVLSMMLLMIISLVSIYSAQLTNNQYDANFVVKQAMWFVVSTFAIIVVMQLDYDRLTKWAYYFYGLGLFLLVFVLLFGREVKGAKSWIVIPFLGNIQPSEVVKVILIVVLAKVIWDHNRTYKVHRFSYDAWLLLKIGLFTLIPLILIMLQPDLGTALVFIAIMSGMILVSGITWKIIVPLFGSIAAIGTALIWMVIYHQNWLTSLGFKPYQFDRITTWINPENDPQGGGYQVLRALTAIGSGQISGNGAGYDAIAIPENHNDFIFTIVAGDYGFIGASILLAIYFLLIYQIIRVALDVGVPFYSYICTGVVMMLMFHVLENVGMNIGLLPITGIPLPFISYGGSALLGNMMAVGLVLGIRFNFKKSMFEVKEENHAS, encoded by the coding sequence ATGAATCAACAAAATAAACTAGCTGGACGCATTGATTACGGGATTGTTCTATCAATGATGTTACTTATGATAATCAGTTTGGTGTCCATTTATAGTGCGCAATTAACAAATAATCAATATGATGCTAACTTTGTTGTCAAACAAGCCATGTGGTTTGTCGTGTCGACATTCGCCATTATTGTTGTGATGCAACTAGATTATGACAGGCTTACGAAATGGGCTTATTACTTTTATGGACTAGGTCTATTTTTGCTCGTATTTGTATTACTTTTCGGGAGAGAAGTAAAAGGAGCGAAGAGCTGGATTGTTATTCCGTTTTTAGGGAACATTCAGCCATCCGAGGTTGTAAAGGTCATCTTAATTGTCGTTTTAGCAAAAGTGATTTGGGATCATAATCGAACATATAAAGTTCATCGTTTTAGTTATGATGCTTGGTTACTTTTGAAGATTGGCTTATTTACGTTAATACCACTTATTCTTATCATGTTACAACCCGATTTAGGGACGGCACTTGTGTTTATTGCTATTATGTCGGGAATGATTCTTGTTTCCGGAATTACATGGAAAATTATTGTGCCACTATTTGGATCTATTGCGGCAATTGGGACGGCGCTGATTTGGATGGTTATTTATCATCAAAATTGGTTGACGAGTCTAGGTTTTAAACCATATCAATTTGACCGGATTACGACATGGATTAATCCAGAGAATGACCCTCAAGGTGGAGGTTACCAAGTACTACGAGCCTTAACGGCGATTGGTTCTGGACAGATTTCTGGGAACGGCGCGGGATATGACGCCATCGCTATTCCAGAAAATCACAATGACTTTATTTTTACGATTGTAGCCGGGGATTATGGCTTTATTGGCGCAAGTATCTTGCTCGCCATTTATTTCTTGTTAATTTATCAAATTATTCGAGTGGCGCTAGATGTTGGCGTACCGTTCTATTCTTACATTTGTACGGGTGTTGTCATGATGTTAATGTTTCACGTACTGGAAAATGTTGGTATGAATATTGGTTTATTGCCGATTACAGGTATCCCACTTCCATTTATTAGTTACGGTGGTAGTGCTCTGCTCGGGAACATGATGGCAGTTGGGCTAGTTCTCGGGATAAGGTTTAACTTTAAGAAATCGATGTTTGAAGTGAAAGAAGAAAATCACGCATCTTAA
- the gcvH gene encoding glycine cleavage system protein GcvH, with protein MSLPKDLLYTEEHEWVKAEDGSYVIGITDFAQDQLGDIVFVELPEVGDTVTKGDSIGSIESVKTVSDFYAPVTGKVVAVNETLEDEPELINSNPYDTGWILKLEEVEEADVKALLSSEDYEKVLD; from the coding sequence ATGAGTTTACCAAAAGACTTATTGTACACAGAAGAACACGAATGGGTGAAAGCAGAGGATGGTAGTTATGTTATTGGGATTACGGACTTTGCGCAAGATCAATTAGGGGATATCGTATTTGTTGAATTGCCAGAGGTTGGCGACACTGTAACAAAAGGCGACTCCATCGGTAGCATTGAATCTGTAAAAACAGTATCTGATTTTTACGCACCAGTAACTGGTAAAGTAGTTGCTGTTAACGAAACATTAGAAGATGAGCCAGAACTAATTAATAGCAATCCATACGATACAGGCTGGATTTTAAAACTTGAAGAAGTGGAAGAAGCCGATGTGAAGGCTCTTTTATCAAGTGAAGATTACGAAAAAGTATTAGATTAA
- a CDS encoding thioredoxin family protein, with amino-acid sequence MQTAQKKGADFVVFFFTPMCGSCQIASRLVDVVLEADSLHAEVRKVDLNYVPEIAQSMEITSVPALVKFKNGQPVDLSYQLHDATAIFEFLYSK; translated from the coding sequence TTGCAGACAGCGCAAAAAAAGGGCGCGGATTTTGTCGTTTTCTTTTTTACGCCGATGTGTGGTAGTTGCCAGATAGCAAGCCGTCTAGTGGACGTGGTTTTGGAGGCGGACTCGCTTCACGCAGAAGTCAGAAAAGTAGACTTGAATTATGTGCCTGAGATAGCACAAAGCATGGAAATTACATCCGTCCCAGCGCTAGTTAAATTTAAGAACGGTCAACCAGTCGATTTAAGTTACCAATTACATGATGCAACGGCGATTTTTGAATTCCTGTATAGCAAATGA
- a CDS encoding ABC transporter ATP-binding protein: MNSALELKNVSFSRKRDFEMKNVNASIPEGKITTLIGPNGSGKSTMLRLMMRLLTPDSGEVFLNDKNITEIPSKELAKKMTMLSQAPEGLVDVMVHDLVAYGRLPHRSWLSTLQEEDEAVIHWAIKVCNLEELAYRPLHSLSGGERQRAWLAMALAQKTPILLLDEPTTYLDIAHQLELLDLLVHLNKEYKLTIVLVLHDLNQAAIYSDHVFVCENGQLVKDGSPREVFTTELLRDVFHITADITEKDGKQHIHPLASTRFEY, encoded by the coding sequence ATGAATTCAGCATTAGAACTAAAAAATGTTTCTTTCTCACGTAAAAGAGATTTTGAAATGAAAAACGTGAACGCGAGCATTCCAGAAGGGAAAATCACTACGCTTATCGGTCCAAACGGCTCGGGGAAATCGACTATGCTGCGTTTGATGATGCGCCTTTTGACACCGGATAGCGGGGAGGTTTTCTTAAATGATAAAAACATTACTGAAATCCCATCGAAAGAATTAGCGAAAAAAATGACGATGTTATCACAAGCTCCAGAAGGTTTGGTAGATGTGATGGTGCATGATTTAGTAGCGTATGGTCGTTTGCCGCACCGAAGCTGGCTCTCTACTTTGCAAGAAGAGGACGAGGCGGTCATTCACTGGGCTATTAAAGTGTGTAACTTAGAAGAATTAGCTTATCGCCCACTACATTCGTTATCAGGCGGGGAACGACAACGCGCGTGGCTGGCAATGGCTCTTGCGCAAAAAACGCCTATTTTATTATTAGATGAGCCAACTACTTATTTAGATATTGCGCATCAACTAGAATTGTTAGATTTACTCGTGCATTTAAATAAAGAATATAAATTAACTATCGTGCTCGTTTTACATGATTTAAATCAGGCGGCAATTTACAGTGACCATGTTTTTGTATGCGAAAATGGACAATTAGTCAAAGATGGCTCGCCTAGAGAAGTTTTCACGACAGAGCTGCTTCGTGATGTTTTCCATATTACAGCGGATATTACCGAAAAAGATGGGAAGCAACATATTCATCCACTTGCTTCGACTCGTTTTGAATATTAA